The genomic window TGAAGGTCATGGTGCTCGAGGTCAACGCCGAGAGCAAGCGGATTTCGCTCGGCCTCAAGCAGACGACGCCGAACCCCTGGCTCGCCCTGCGCGAGAAGTACCCCGAGGGCACCGTGATCCGGGGGCGGATCCGCAACATCACGGACTTCGGGATCTTCGTGGGCGTCGAGGAGGGCATCGACGGGCTCGTGCACGTCTCCGACATCTCGTGGAAGCAGCGCGTGAAGCACCCCTCGGAACTCTACAAGAAGGGCCAGGAGATCGACGCCGTGGTGCTCAACGTGGACGTGGAGAACGAGAAATTCTCCCTGGGCATCAAGCAGCTCGAGAAAAACCCCTGGGAGGAGTTCTGCGACCGCTACAGCCCCGGGGCTGTCATCACGGGCAAGGTGACCAACATCACGGACTTCGGCATCTTCGTGGAGATCGAGGAGGGCATCGAGGGGCTGGTCCACATCTCCGAGCTGAGCCAGAAGCGCGTCAAGGCGGCCTCCGACCTCTACAGCGTCGGCGACTCGGTGACGGCCGTGGTGAAAAGCATCGACCCGCGGAACCGCAAGATCCGGCTCAGCGTCAAGGACCACGAGGCGACGGTGCAGCAGTCCTCCCCGGCCCGGCAGTACATCAACAACAAGGAGAATCTCGGGTCGAGCCTCGGCAAGGCGCTGGCGGACATCAAGCTGGATTCGTGAGAGACAGGCTAAAGGCTAAAGGCTAAAGGCTAAAGGCTAAAGGCTAAAGGCTAAAGGCTAAAGGCTAAAGGCAAGGGGGGCAACTCCTTGCCTCGCCCGTTTGACCGGCGGGCGGAGGATGAACCATGCGGAAGCGGCATCCCGTACTCTTCGGGCTTTTCCTGCTCCTCGTGATCGGTGCGGGGTTCTTTCTGCTCGTCTACAGCATGAGTTCCCTGACCGGGGACAGGGCCTCTCTATTGGCGAGGGAGCGGATCGGCGTCGTGCCCCTCAAGGGGATGATCACCGATGCCAAGCCCGTGGTCGACATTCTGGAAAAATTCAGCAAGGACGACAGCATCAAGGCGATCGTGCTGCGAATCGAGACGCCGGGCGGGGGAGTGGGTCCGTCGCAGGAAATCTTCGAGAAGGTGCGCTCGGTGCGCAAGAAGAAGACCGTCGTTGCCTCCATGGGGTCCATGGCCACCTCGGGAGGCTACTACGTCGCCTGCGCGGCCGAGAAGATCGTCGCCAACCCGGGGTCGCTGACGGGAAGCATCGGCGTCATCATGCACTTCACCAACATGGAGGATCTCTTCAAGAAGGTGGGCCTGCGGGCCTCCGTCATCAAGAGCGGCCGCTACAAGGATGCCGGCTCGCCATTCCGGGACATGACGAGAGAGGAGCGGGAACTGCTCCAAGCCCTGATCGACGACGTGCACGAGCAGTTCGTCGAGGCCGTGTCCGAGGGCCGCGGGCTGGACAAGAACCGGGTGATCGAGGTCGCCGACGGCCGCATCTTCACGGGGCGGCAGGCCCTGAAGATCAACCTCGTCGACGAGCTGGGCGATCTGGACCGCGCGGCGGAGATCGCTGCAAAGCTTGCGCAGCTCGAAGGCAAGCCGGAGCTTTACTTCCCGAGGGAAGAAAAGCGGAACATTTGGCGCTTCGTGATGGAAGAGATGGTTTCGGTCCTCAAGCGGGAGATGGCAGACACGGTGGCGGAGACGGGACCGGGCTTGAGCTTTCTTTATCTGGGCCAGGGAAGGTGACGTTTCCATGACGAAAAGGGCATTGATCGCGAAGATCCAGGATCTATACACGGAGTATCCCCGCAAGGACGTGGCTCGTGCCGTCGAGATCGTCTTCGAGTCGATGGTCGAGGCCATGACGAGGGAGGAACGCATCGAGATCCGGGGGTTCGGCAACTTCACCGTCCGCAAGCGGGACCCCCGGCGGGGGCGCAACCCCATGACGGGGGCTTCGGTGGATGTCCCGCCGCGGCGGTTTCCCTTCTTCAAGGTGGGAAAGGAACTCAAGGAGAGGGTGGACCAAAAAAGCGAAAAGGTTCAGGTTGAAGGCTAAAGGATTTTCCCCCGAAGGGCTCTCGCTTCGTTCCCCGTTTTCCTTTGGCCCTGCGGTTCGTTCTGCCTGACGGGACAAGCCTGATTCAACGTCCCGATCGATCCTCATCACGCCTGCCTTCGAAGGTCAGCAAGCCATGGACTACAAAACCATCCGGGTCACGAAGGAAGACGGCTACGCCGTCGTCATGCTCAACCGGCCGCACGAGATGAACGCCCTGTCGAGGGAGATGAAGACCGAGCTGGTCGACTGCTTCACGTCCCTCGAGGACGACGACGCGGTGCGAGCCGTCATCCTGACGGGCGGCGACTACTTCTTTTCCGCCGGGATGGACCTCAAGGAGATGGAGGCGATCCGGGACGAGGAGATCGATGACTACTTCTCTCTCATCGCGCGCTACCTTCAGAAGATCTT from Syntrophaceae bacterium includes these protein-coding regions:
- the sppA gene encoding signal peptide peptidase SppA — its product is MRKRHPVLFGLFLLLVIGAGFFLLVYSMSSLTGDRASLLARERIGVVPLKGMITDAKPVVDILEKFSKDDSIKAIVLRIETPGGGVGPSQEIFEKVRSVRKKKTVVASMGSMATSGGYYVACAAEKIVANPGSLTGSIGVIMHFTNMEDLFKKVGLRASVIKSGRYKDAGSPFRDMTREERELLQALIDDVHEQFVEAVSEGRGLDKNRVIEVADGRIFTGRQALKINLVDELGDLDRAAEIAAKLAQLEGKPELYFPREEKRNIWRFVMEEMVSVLKREMADTVAETGPGLSFLYLGQGR
- a CDS encoding integration host factor subunit beta; protein product: MTKRALIAKIQDLYTEYPRKDVARAVEIVFESMVEAMTREERIEIRGFGNFTVRKRDPRRGRNPMTGASVDVPPRRFPFFKVGKELKERVDQKSEKVQVEG